A genomic stretch from Candidatus Latescibacterota bacterium includes:
- a CDS encoding DUF11 domain-containing protein, with amino-acid sequence MNPDGEAWGIAVIRRRDIVVRVLSVLLALVPGLGLGARAAEADPAFVASGSYVGDGSGGQTIGGLGFEPVFVIVKSGEMSAAVCRSATLPDGRSKRLAGASSLLTDRILGFDADGFSVGGSAEVNAAGVTFTWIAVSAGDEIALGSYTGLGLAAQTITGVGFAPELVLVMGEGSTRVWHRGQSMNDGSSLPFADVGSSTSCITALVADGFKVGTSTEVNALFGSYHYVAFKAEPGRVASGRYWGDGLDNRNVPLGGFQPDYVWVKSGGVTAGAHRPSALQGDLTLQFSPLASFPNGIQALTADGVTLGTSANVNQNAQAFYWLALRGADHAELALDLSADTATPGQGQEVTLSLRVRNDGPRTARGVALNCALPAELLLQQASAGQGDYDPVTGDWTLGALPAGQSVTLKLVCLVAEGTAGSAITVDGAIVANELLDLHPADDSATLQLDIPGADLVLGMAASPPVIAEGDSTALELVAQNLGPNGATGVQISLHVSAGLNLLSVSGPGAYNPVSGLWSPGPIAAGEAVTLRVLVAAQPGTEGELIPVDAALLTSTPGDPTPEDDVASATVTVTALQITTLEAMGDTWLEEGHPTDTHGDEGDTKVKHKTGDDRFSLFGFDLSSFPAGSQVQSAQLQLTVRSADASGDPVLIHRVTSPWDEATATWNSHGSAFDPAVVATLLPALPHAYQVDVTSLVRDWVDGVQPNHGFLLEATSYDDESRYYSREESNAPRRPKLIVTTTGSADLGVSLNVDDPAPDAGQRVQLTATVENAGPQDAAALLLRAALPAGLDFVSATPDRGSYSSATGLWTLGGLPVGESVTLRIEADVAADAAGATLVDSLSVANLAQADPVAANDVATVTLQVTSSDLALTMRADTLHPLPGGTVNYRLVLRNLGPSDGSGIVVGDSLDTGLTLSGATPSQGSFVVVGGRWLVGAVAAGDSATLDISATVPAGAGGAPLTHRAWRVAADQGDPVAVNDSCSVTVSAVAADLALELAVDDPAPDPGGALQFTLRVTNNGPNDATGAQLLLPLPAELVYQADTPEQGAYDSGTGLWTLGDLAAGDARALLLDATVDPGASGELAVDAWVDAASPPDPVTANDSARVLLAVAGADLALRKSVDLPAGDPGDPFVFSVVLENLGPNDATGVSVRDSLPPGLSVTNASPQQGDYDPATGVWTLGDLAAGDSLVLELATVLGAGHAGQTLINRAWVAASDQPDPGGAADADSAAIAVRSANLALAMSAAPTDLEVGALSYVSLTLANSGPQTAEDASVLVTLPAGLTVEAQSTGQGAFAVDSGIWSLGDLGAGSAAVLNLDLRVEPEAAGQLLALSGLAQAHTDDPAPANNSAGVELVVAGDYLPRLRVTVLEQSVQTLFPGATRPSVLALRIVNESQELQTLDGLTLHNRATGLGSAGQLDSIWTPLGLETLRSPAEISEVIERADVVFVGGVAQFDALGLALDPGDSLRVDVRAGASLTARDGDRLDLRLETAADLGFAAPCSLLATWPLDPAGSFLVDGMSAAQIRLDAPVAPDSAALMTGATDALVMRLRVPANGYLPDVLQKVNVVNGGSAQPGGDITALRLWRDDGDGDFDTETDQPLGELVSTQARWELYGLSEPVPVGGLQLFVSADLNLLATEGATVALGLPADPTDTALGMSSSNDGPVDRAVPAPLTQVITADNRLTVSSIELPERSAAPGARNAPVLRLLLGNSFGEPKLLESLELESSASGAGTPAQLAQGLDYLRLWADANGDGLPDAGAQPLDGAAMGADGVVDFTGFGFTVPAESQVQLLVTADVSLLDAADGDLQAVEVAGVEALAFADGTAPAAIFPLGSGGALRVDGMVAAQLGNLGAPVATVGPGEGPVLGLAFTLPANGYLPDALQHVTVANLGGDADGDALPTLTLWSDGGNDAWDAGDAGGDDVELGALAWLGDSWQSALSSIPVPEGGLRLYVSFTVASSLADSSTVQLGVPQDGLIMASDNDGPRDAPLVNAESQLLSPATLLSSLSISPVASIVGQDVNVVMVLRNQGGERMSGIAPSPLAASGDGQLTLIAGPTPPSLDLEAGADSSVQWTYRAAAPGGVLLAGSASGTGDESGLTHLSLTSHSNAHTVFVATDSLSLHPVPSLPFFVNRGQDGVVPLHLTFSNGGGAEASAVNLRGFSLELEATGGGGIVPAELFDGVRVKEGGDVYLVKTAAEIETAGSTLSLPLDPVVSVAPGAPVTLDLEVDVAPGTVVPGFSVKITGASVFDAVDATSGAPVSVALESGSYPVSAGPAQVSAPAETLLVSAAPDSLRPAGQGQPAVLLGVLTLDNDGIPDITADARLLAFGLGFADSSGVNAIAPGAVLTRLRVVDGLGVTHAERGLDAGDTAPLALVCSPLLAVASGTPQTLLLLGDIAPDAPLGILRARLEPPSSMVVHDAISGGPVTPAYAAPTLLGHRVRVEAAAGMLLARRVAAAPDSVSLGATAVPVLGLRLRHPGGPESAALRSHGCAIRFWDASRDSLPPGDLLSALRAQWNGQPLPLPELPASGGSVWLPLGDAVLAPGDSATLDIAIDLDPAAAGGFLELAIDGPGWQAVDENTSAPVALGPEIGQSFPLVSGLIWLEAPPRELSVGIESRMPAVLAADGLELACASFTLSNPAAAGDGAVPLAGLVLCAEDGRGVALPVGAALRRARLYLDDTLWAESAVLTADSLGAWVGAATPLPVEPQQARVLELRVELQEDFAGPSLRLGLRDGDVHVVQPANPLLAIATRAASGQSFPLWTATGNLSPRSLADSYSNFPNPFAAGRTSTRFTYYLDRPAHVTLRLWTGRGEAVFTVIDDTARAAGLHQDERWDGLNGAGNAVQSGVYLAELRVDYDDGGSERILRKVAVLR; translated from the coding sequence ATGAACCCCGACGGGGAGGCCTGGGGAATCGCCGTGATCCGTCGCCGCGACATCGTCGTCCGCGTCCTGAGCGTGCTGTTGGCGCTCGTGCCGGGCCTTGGCCTGGGCGCGCGGGCCGCCGAGGCCGATCCCGCATTCGTGGCCAGCGGCAGCTACGTCGGCGACGGCAGCGGCGGACAGACCATCGGCGGTCTGGGCTTCGAGCCGGTGTTCGTGATCGTGAAGAGCGGGGAGATGTCCGCCGCGGTCTGCCGCAGCGCGACGCTGCCCGACGGCCGCTCCAAGCGGCTGGCCGGCGCGTCCTCGCTGCTGACCGACCGCATCCTCGGCTTCGATGCCGACGGCTTCAGCGTCGGCGGGAGCGCCGAGGTCAACGCCGCGGGCGTCACCTTCACCTGGATCGCGGTGAGCGCGGGCGACGAGATCGCCCTCGGCAGCTACACCGGCCTCGGTCTGGCGGCGCAGACCATCACCGGTGTGGGATTCGCGCCCGAGCTGGTGCTGGTGATGGGCGAGGGCTCCACGCGCGTGTGGCATCGCGGCCAGTCCATGAACGACGGCTCGAGCCTGCCCTTCGCGGACGTGGGGTCCAGCACGAGCTGCATCACGGCGCTGGTCGCGGACGGCTTCAAGGTCGGCACGTCGACCGAGGTGAACGCGCTCTTCGGCAGCTATCACTACGTCGCCTTCAAGGCCGAGCCGGGGCGGGTGGCCTCGGGCCGCTACTGGGGCGACGGTCTGGACAATCGCAACGTGCCGCTCGGCGGCTTCCAGCCCGACTACGTCTGGGTGAAGTCCGGCGGCGTGACCGCGGGCGCGCACCGGCCCAGCGCGCTGCAGGGCGACCTGACCCTGCAGTTCTCGCCGCTCGCCTCCTTCCCCAACGGCATCCAGGCGCTCACCGCGGACGGCGTGACGCTGGGGACGAGCGCGAACGTCAACCAGAACGCGCAGGCCTTCTACTGGCTGGCGCTGCGCGGCGCGGATCACGCCGAGCTGGCGCTCGACTTGAGCGCCGACACGGCCACGCCCGGGCAGGGGCAGGAGGTCACGCTCAGCCTGCGCGTGCGCAACGACGGCCCGCGCACCGCGCGCGGCGTGGCGCTGAACTGCGCGCTGCCGGCCGAGCTGCTGCTGCAGCAGGCCTCGGCGGGGCAGGGCGACTACGATCCCGTCACCGGTGACTGGACCCTGGGCGCGCTACCCGCGGGGCAGTCGGTGACGCTCAAGCTCGTCTGCCTCGTCGCGGAGGGCACGGCGGGCAGTGCGATCACCGTGGACGGCGCCATCGTCGCGAACGAGTTGCTGGATCTGCACCCCGCCGATGACAGCGCCACCCTGCAGCTCGACATCCCCGGCGCCGACCTGGTGCTGGGCATGGCGGCCTCGCCGCCGGTCATCGCCGAGGGCGACAGCACCGCCCTGGAGCTCGTGGCGCAGAACCTCGGCCCCAACGGGGCCACGGGGGTCCAGATCTCCCTGCACGTCTCGGCGGGTCTCAACCTGCTGAGTGTCAGCGGACCGGGCGCCTACAATCCGGTCAGCGGCCTGTGGTCGCCGGGCCCCATCGCCGCGGGGGAGGCTGTGACGCTGCGCGTGCTCGTCGCCGCGCAGCCCGGCACCGAGGGCGAGCTCATTCCCGTGGACGCGGCGCTGCTGACCTCCACGCCGGGCGACCCTACGCCCGAGGACGACGTCGCGAGCGCGACGGTCACCGTCACCGCGCTGCAGATCACGACGCTGGAAGCGATGGGCGACACCTGGCTCGAGGAGGGTCACCCCACCGACACCCACGGTGACGAAGGCGACACCAAGGTCAAGCACAAGACTGGCGACGACCGCTTCTCCCTGTTCGGCTTCGACCTGTCGTCCTTCCCCGCCGGCAGCCAGGTGCAGTCCGCGCAGCTGCAGCTCACGGTCCGCAGCGCCGACGCCTCCGGCGATCCGGTGCTGATCCATCGGGTGACTTCCCCCTGGGACGAGGCCACGGCCACCTGGAACAGCCATGGCAGCGCCTTCGACCCAGCGGTGGTCGCCACCCTGCTGCCGGCGCTGCCGCACGCCTATCAGGTGGACGTCACCTCCCTGGTCCGCGACTGGGTGGACGGCGTGCAGCCCAACCACGGGTTCCTGCTCGAGGCGACCTCCTACGACGACGAGTCCCGCTACTACTCCAGGGAGGAGAGCAACGCCCCCCGGCGCCCCAAGCTCATCGTCACCACCACCGGCAGCGCCGACCTCGGGGTGAGCCTGAACGTCGACGACCCCGCGCCCGACGCGGGGCAGCGCGTCCAGCTCACCGCGACGGTGGAGAACGCCGGTCCCCAGGACGCCGCCGCGCTGCTGCTGCGCGCGGCGCTGCCGGCCGGCCTCGACTTCGTGTCCGCCACGCCGGACCGCGGCAGCTACTCGTCCGCCACCGGGCTCTGGACCCTGGGCGGCCTGCCCGTGGGCGAGAGCGTCACGCTGCGGATCGAGGCCGACGTGGCCGCGGACGCCGCGGGCGCGACCCTGGTGGACAGCCTGAGCGTGGCCAACCTGGCCCAGGCGGATCCGGTGGCCGCGAACGACGTCGCGACGGTCACGCTGCAGGTCACGTCGTCCGACCTGGCGCTCACGATGCGCGCGGACACGCTGCACCCGCTGCCGGGCGGGACCGTCAACTACCGGCTCGTGCTGCGCAACCTGGGGCCGAGCGACGGCAGCGGGATCGTCGTGGGCGACTCGCTGGACACGGGGCTCACGCTCAGCGGCGCGACGCCCAGCCAGGGGAGCTTCGTCGTGGTAGGGGGCCGCTGGCTGGTGGGCGCCGTGGCCGCGGGCGACAGCGCGACGCTGGACATCAGCGCAACCGTGCCCGCGGGCGCTGGCGGCGCGCCGCTCACGCACCGCGCCTGGCGCGTGGCCGCCGACCAGGGCGACCCCGTGGCCGTCAACGACAGCTGCAGCGTCACCGTGAGCGCCGTGGCCGCGGATCTCGCGCTCGAGCTCGCCGTGGACGACCCCGCCCCCGACCCCGGGGGCGCCCTGCAGTTCACGCTGCGGGTCACCAACAACGGCCCCAACGACGCCACGGGCGCGCAGCTGCTGCTTCCGCTGCCGGCGGAACTCGTCTACCAGGCGGACACGCCCGAGCAGGGCGCCTACGACAGCGGCACCGGCCTCTGGACCCTGGGCGACCTCGCCGCCGGCGACGCCCGCGCGCTGCTGCTGGACGCCACGGTGGACCCGGGCGCCAGCGGCGAGCTCGCGGTGGACGCCTGGGTGGACGCCGCCTCGCCGCCCGACCCGGTGACCGCCAACGACAGCGCGCGCGTGCTCCTCGCGGTGGCCGGCGCCGACCTCGCGCTGCGCAAGTCCGTGGACCTGCCCGCCGGCGATCCGGGCGACCCCTTCGTCTTCAGCGTGGTGCTGGAGAATCTCGGTCCCAACGACGCCACCGGCGTCAGCGTGCGCGACTCGCTGCCCCCCGGCCTCAGCGTGACGAACGCCTCGCCCCAGCAGGGCGACTACGACCCGGCGACCGGGGTGTGGACGCTGGGCGACCTCGCCGCCGGCGACAGCCTCGTGCTCGAGCTGGCGACCGTGCTGGGCGCCGGGCACGCGGGCCAGACGCTGATCAATCGCGCCTGGGTGGCGGCCAGCGACCAGCCCGACCCCGGGGGCGCGGCCGACGCGGACAGCGCGGCGATCGCCGTCCGCTCCGCCAATCTCGCGCTGGCCATGTCCGCCGCGCCCACGGACCTCGAGGTGGGGGCGCTGAGCTACGTGTCGCTCACCCTCGCGAACTCGGGTCCCCAGACGGCCGAGGACGCGTCGGTGCTGGTCACGCTGCCCGCCGGGCTCACGGTGGAGGCCCAGAGCACGGGCCAGGGCGCCTTCGCCGTGGACTCCGGGATCTGGAGCCTGGGCGATCTCGGCGCGGGCAGCGCCGCCGTGCTCAATCTCGACCTGCGCGTCGAGCCCGAGGCCGCGGGACAGCTGCTGGCGCTGAGCGGCCTGGCCCAGGCCCACACCGACGATCCCGCGCCGGCCAACAACAGCGCCGGCGTGGAACTGGTCGTGGCCGGCGACTACCTGCCCCGCCTGCGGGTGACCGTCCTCGAACAGAGCGTGCAGACGCTGTTCCCGGGAGCCACGCGCCCGAGCGTGCTGGCCCTGCGCATCGTGAACGAGAGCCAGGAGCTGCAGACCCTCGACGGACTCACGCTCCACAACCGCGCCACCGGGCTCGGCAGCGCCGGCCAGCTGGACTCCATCTGGACCCCGCTCGGGCTGGAGACGCTGCGCAGTCCCGCCGAGATCAGCGAGGTGATCGAGCGCGCGGACGTGGTCTTCGTCGGCGGCGTCGCGCAGTTCGACGCGCTGGGGCTCGCCCTTGATCCCGGCGACTCGCTGCGCGTGGACGTCCGCGCCGGCGCCTCGCTCACCGCGCGCGACGGCGACCGCCTCGACCTGCGCCTCGAGACGGCCGCGGACCTCGGCTTCGCCGCGCCCTGTTCGCTGCTCGCGACCTGGCCGCTGGATCCCGCGGGCAGCTTCCTGGTGGACGGCATGTCCGCCGCGCAGATCCGGCTCGACGCGCCCGTCGCGCCCGACTCGGCCGCGCTCATGACCGGCGCCACCGACGCGCTGGTGATGCGCCTGCGCGTGCCGGCCAACGGCTACCTGCCCGACGTGCTGCAGAAGGTGAACGTCGTGAACGGCGGCAGCGCGCAGCCGGGCGGGGACATCACCGCGCTGCGCCTCTGGCGCGACGACGGCGACGGCGACTTCGACACCGAGACCGACCAGCCCCTCGGCGAGCTGGTGAGCACGCAGGCGCGCTGGGAGCTCTACGGCCTCAGCGAGCCGGTGCCGGTGGGCGGGCTGCAGCTCTTCGTCAGCGCCGATCTGAATCTGCTCGCCACCGAGGGCGCGACGGTGGCGCTGGGCCTGCCGGCCGACCCCACCGACACGGCCCTCGGCATGAGCAGCAGCAACGACGGCCCCGTGGACCGCGCCGTGCCCGCGCCGCTGACGCAGGTGATCACGGCGGACAACCGCCTGACCGTGTCCAGCATCGAGCTGCCCGAGCGCAGCGCGGCGCCGGGCGCCCGGAACGCGCCCGTCCTGCGCCTGCTGCTGGGCAACAGCTTCGGCGAGCCGAAGCTGCTGGAGAGCCTGGAGCTCGAGTCCAGCGCCAGCGGCGCCGGCACGCCCGCCCAGCTCGCCCAGGGGCTCGACTACCTGCGGCTCTGGGCGGACGCAAACGGCGACGGCCTGCCGGACGCCGGCGCGCAACCCCTCGACGGCGCGGCGATGGGCGCGGACGGCGTCGTGGACTTCACGGGCTTCGGCTTCACCGTGCCGGCCGAGAGCCAGGTGCAGCTGCTGGTGACGGCGGACGTCTCCCTGCTGGACGCCGCCGACGGCGACCTGCAGGCCGTGGAGGTCGCCGGCGTGGAGGCGCTCGCCTTCGCCGACGGCACCGCGCCCGCGGCCATCTTCCCCCTGGGCTCGGGCGGCGCGCTGCGCGTGGACGGCATGGTGGCCGCCCAGCTCGGCAACCTCGGCGCGCCCGTGGCCACGGTGGGCCCGGGTGAGGGGCCCGTGCTCGGCCTGGCCTTCACGCTGCCGGCCAACGGCTACCTGCCGGACGCGCTGCAGCACGTCACCGTGGCCAACCTCGGCGGCGACGCCGACGGCGACGCGCTCCCGACCCTCACGCTCTGGAGCGACGGCGGCAACGATGCCTGGGACGCCGGCGACGCCGGTGGCGACGACGTCGAGCTCGGCGCGCTGGCCTGGCTGGGGGACAGCTGGCAGAGCGCCCTGTCGTCGATCCCGGTGCCGGAGGGCGGCCTGCGGCTCTACGTGAGCTTCACGGTGGCGTCGTCGCTGGCGGACTCGTCCACCGTGCAGCTGGGCGTGCCCCAGGACGGCCTGATCATGGCCTCCGACAACGACGGCCCGCGGGACGCGCCGCTGGTCAACGCCGAGTCGCAGCTGCTCAGCCCCGCCACTCTGCTCAGCAGCCTCAGCATCAGTCCGGTCGCGAGCATCGTGGGCCAGGACGTGAACGTGGTCATGGTGCTGCGCAACCAGGGCGGCGAACGCATGTCCGGGATCGCGCCCTCGCCGCTCGCCGCCAGCGGCGACGGGCAGCTCACGCTGATCGCCGGCCCCACGCCGCCGAGTCTCGATCTGGAGGCCGGCGCCGACAGCAGCGTGCAGTGGACCTATCGCGCCGCCGCCCCCGGGGGCGTGCTGCTCGCGGGCAGCGCGTCGGGCACCGGCGACGAGAGCGGCCTCACCCATCTGTCGCTCACCAGCCACTCCAACGCGCACACGGTCTTCGTCGCCACGGACAGCCTGAGCCTGCATCCGGTGCCGAGCCTGCCGTTCTTCGTCAACCGCGGGCAGGATGGCGTGGTGCCGCTGCACCTCACCTTCAGCAACGGCGGCGGCGCGGAGGCGTCGGCGGTGAACCTGCGCGGCTTCTCCCTCGAGCTGGAGGCCACCGGTGGCGGCGGCATCGTGCCGGCGGAGCTCTTCGACGGCGTGCGGGTGAAGGAGGGCGGCGACGTCTACCTGGTCAAGACGGCCGCCGAGATCGAGACCGCCGGCTCCACGCTGTCGCTGCCCTTGGATCCGGTGGTGAGCGTCGCGCCGGGCGCGCCGGTGACGCTGGACCTCGAGGTCGACGTCGCCCCGGGCACCGTGGTGCCGGGCTTCAGCGTCAAGATCACGGGCGCGAGCGTCTTCGACGCGGTGGACGCCACCAGCGGCGCGCCGGTGTCGGTGGCGCTCGAATCCGGCAGCTATCCGGTCAGCGCCGGCCCCGCGCAGGTGAGCGCTCCGGCCGAGACCCTGCTGGTGAGCGCGGCGCCGGACAGCCTGCGCCCCGCGGGGCAGGGCCAGCCGGCCGTGCTCCTGGGCGTGCTGACCCTCGACAACGACGGCATCCCCGACATCACCGCCGACGCCCGCCTCCTCGCCTTTGGCCTCGGCTTCGCGGACAGCAGCGGCGTGAACGCGATCGCGCCCGGCGCCGTGCTGACGCGTCTGCGCGTGGTGGACGGCCTGGGCGTCACGCACGCGGAGCGCGGCCTCGACGCGGGTGACACGGCCCCGCTCGCCCTGGTCTGCTCGCCGCTCCTCGCCGTGGCCAGCGGCACGCCGCAGACCCTGCTGCTGCTGGGCGACATCGCGCCCGACGCGCCGCTGGGGATCCTGCGCGCGCGTCTCGAGCCGCCGTCCAGCATGGTCGTGCACGACGCGATCAGCGGCGGCCCGGTCACGCCGGCCTACGCGGCGCCCACGCTCCTCGGCCATCGCGTGCGCGTGGAGGCGGCCGCCGGCATGCTGCTGGCGCGCCGGGTCGCGGCGGCGCCCGACAGCGTGAGCCTCGGCGCCACGGCCGTGCCGGTGCTCGGCCTGCGGCTGCGCCATCCCGGCGGCCCCGAGAGCGCCGCGCTGCGCAGCCACGGCTGCGCCATCCGCTTCTGGGACGCGTCCCGCGACTCCCTGCCCCCGGGCGACCTCCTCTCCGCCCTGCGCGCGCAGTGGAACGGCCAGCCGCTGCCGCTGCCCGAGCTGCCCGCGAGCGGCGGTTCGGTCTGGCTGCCCCTGGGCGACGCGGTGCTCGCGCCCGGCGACTCGGCCACGCTCGACATCGCCATCGATCTGGACCCCGCGGCCGCGGGCGGCTTCCTCGAGCTGGCCATCGACGGCCCCGGCTGGCAGGCCGTGGACGAGAACACGTCCGCCCCCGTCGCGCTGGGCCCCGAGATCGGGCAGAGCTTCCCGCTGGTCTCCGGGCTGATCTGGCTGGAGGCGCCGCCGCGCGAGCTGAGCGTGGGCATCGAGAGCCGGATGCCCGCCGTGCTCGCGGCCGACGGCCTCGAGCTGGCCTGCGCCAGCTTCACCCTGTCCAATCCCGCGGCGGCCGGCGACGGCGCCGTGCCCCTGGCCGGCCTGGTCCTCTGCGCCGAGGACGGCCGAGGCGTCGCACTGCCCGTGGGCGCCGCGCTGCGCCGCGCGCGCCTCTACCTGGACGACACGCTCTGGGCCGAGAGCGCCGTCCTCACGGCCGATTCGCTCGGGGCCTGGGTCGGCGCGGCCACGCCGCTGCCGGTGGAGCCGCAGCAGGCGCGCGTCCTGGAGCTGCGCGTGGAGCTGCAGGAGGACTTCGCCGGCCCCAGCCTGCGCCTGGGCCTGCGCGACGGGGACGTCCACGTGGTCCAGCCCGCCAACCCGCTGCTGGCCATCGCCACGCGCGCGGCGTCGGGGCAGAGCTTCCCGCTCTGGACGGCGACCGGCAACCTGAGCCCGCGCAGCCTGGCCGACAGCTACAGCAACTTCCCCAACCCCTTCGCGGCCGGCCGCACGTCCACCCGCTTCACCTACTACCTCGACCGCCCCGCGCACGTGACGCTGCGGCTGTGGACGGGGCGGGGCGAGGCCGTCTTCACGGTGATCGACGACACCGCGCGCGCCGCGGGCCTGCACCAGGACGAGCGCTGGGACGGCCTGAACGGGGCCGGCAACGCGGTGCAGAGCGGCGTCTACCTGGCCGAGCTGCGCGTGGACTACGACGACGGGGGGAGCGAGCGCATCCTCCGCAAGGTGGCGGTGCTGCGATGA
- the tpx gene encoding thiol peroxidase, translating into MARFTLGGNPCNTVGDLPAVGSAAPDFTLTKTDLSPLTLSELKGKRVVLNIFPSIGTGVCATSVRRFNAEASTLTNTVVVCVSMDLPFAHQQFCAAEGLENVVPVSDFRTRKFGDSYGVRILDGKFEGLLARSVVVVDTDGKVIHSQLVAETANEPDYAAALGVLV; encoded by the coding sequence ATGGCTCGCTTCACCCTCGGCGGCAATCCCTGCAACACGGTGGGCGACCTGCCCGCGGTGGGCAGCGCCGCCCCGGACTTCACGCTCACCAAGACCGACCTGAGCCCGCTGACGCTCTCCGAACTCAAGGGCAAGCGCGTGGTGCTCAACATCTTCCCCAGCATCGGCACGGGCGTTTGCGCCACCAGCGTCCGGCGCTTCAACGCCGAGGCCAGCACGCTGACGAACACGGTCGTGGTCTGCGTGTCCATGGACTTGCCCTTCGCCCACCAGCAGTTCTGCGCGGCCGAAGGCCTCGAGAACGTGGTGCCGGTCTCGGACTTCCGCACGCGCAAGTTCGGTGACAGCTACGGCGTGCGCATCCTCGACGGCAAGTTCGAGGGCCTGCTCGCGCGCTCCGTGGTGGTGGTGGACACGGACGGCAAGGTCATCCACAGCCAGCTCGTGGCCGAGACGGCCAACGAGCCCGATTACGCGGCGGCGCTGGGCGTCCTCGTCTAG
- a CDS encoding methylated-DNA--[protein]-cysteine S-methyltransferase, with the protein MKCTHGTLTLKSPIGPLTLIARAEGLTHVFFPGHEGPFPAGDDSPAAAAVLARAAEQLGEYFAGRRQRFDLPLAPTGTDFQRSVWLGLREIPYGATLSYGELARRVGRPQAVRAVGAANGANPLPVIVPCHRVIGANGRLTGFGGGLPAKMALLELEGRAFVGDRVLPAEP; encoded by the coding sequence ATGAAATGCACCCACGGCACCCTCACGCTGAAGAGCCCCATCGGGCCGCTCACGCTGATCGCCCGCGCCGAAGGGCTGACCCACGTCTTCTTCCCGGGCCACGAGGGCCCGTTTCCCGCCGGCGACGACAGCCCCGCCGCCGCCGCCGTGCTCGCGCGCGCGGCCGAGCAGCTGGGGGAGTACTTCGCGGGGCGTCGTCAGCGCTTCGACCTTCCCCTGGCGCCGACGGGCACGGACTTCCAGCGCAGCGTGTGGCTGGGCCTGCGGGAGATCCCCTATGGCGCGACCCTCAGCTACGGCGAACTGGCGCGGCGCGTCGGGCGTCCGCAGGCGGTGCGCGCCGTGGGGGCGGCCAACGGGGCGAACCCGCTGCCGGTGATCGTCCCCTGTCATCGTGTGATCGGGGCGAACGGGCGGCTCACGGGCTTCGGCGGCGGACTGCCGGCGAAGATGGCCCTGCTGGAACTGGAGGGGCGCGCGTTCGTCGGCGACCGGGTGCTGCCCGCCGAGCCGTAG